The following coding sequences are from one Ornithodoros turicata isolate Travis chromosome 1, ASM3712646v1, whole genome shotgun sequence window:
- the LOC135378039 gene encoding zinc finger homeobox protein 4-like isoform X2, with amino-acid sequence MEASQRSMDTGQQPPLVDMTPEDCPTSAAERGDKSADGGSPPSQQFKDDPADVSDQSSSLSDVETFTGKIVYNPDGSAFIIETAAGGDSDGVSDEDCSLDLPHQEGSIVDGPGVSPPPVIPQVVNAFHISRNPALYSALYGQAYSLLQEKKKVPEVPVMHSYRVFTMRDQKDRTRNAAEEEEHEEEEGSSKDKQKRTSWNNIFNNSLPVLEHPSVPIKPILMCFICKLSFGFTKSFVGHGIGEHAISLTDEERHMLNQKNISAIIQGVGKDKEPLLSFLEPLPAQLANSAGGKFLAKNPATSSSSSSSLAPAEVPVGGNAFSASTNGSDMQTAMITQSTCASPQEQVTTTLPPSEGRQDETLAPELEDLANIEKIAKAAAAAAAVVENPTSVSESLPPQPHNDTMLRTSPSSAERPTSAGSSSPGVSPKLLPGPQAPFLNAACPSPVVGCPQHPDGKTCGVECPKCDTVLGSSRSLGGHMTMMHSRNSCKTLKCPKCNWHYKYQETLEIHMKEKHPENDLNCIYCLTNQPHPRLARGETYTCGYKPYRCEVCNYSTTTKGNLSIHMQSDKHINNIQELQNGNLQATPEQLLQQQQQQQQQPQAPSLPVPEAVKKPGPAAKPKATWRCDVCNYETNVARNLRIHMTSEKHTHNMMVLQQNVKHMQQLSALQQAQALDPLFQFHPGLLLPCDSQLQPEAALADMAYNHALLMMASQHHQQQALAAAAAAGAKGAPLGSPTMDMEHPDPTLSLDIPIDDTSQLFQCCVCGLFSVDSVEALGAHFQQDRTRQREDEVLMAVAGSYVCKLCTYKTNLRANFQLHCKTDKHLQRLQHVNHIKEGGARNDWKLKYVNVSNPVQVRCNACDYYTNSVHKLQLHAAGSRHDLSARLFLFLVAAENVLKADARYYQCTACGFHSRTRSGLIAHAHSLRHLQTRKDDTSGDAWKEIFHIKEFIGNEHISFDVDVENKGSEAMEVDLPPPVLSQEDRESVNRPGGPSSPSSMLKQALLENAAKAEAAASTQRPEALEDRTTERRSCTLCNFSARTEAQLQAHVVSQHSTQQQSQEQPKSVQCPLCQEQFKELHKIESHLVETHNVTSEGMQRLLALVDTSAWVTTSSPSSHRKSPAIANTNVSGATEDSDSVDADGQSSDCESKERLSADDILSTEDLTCTVCGKNFMTVEDLLSHQTDASHLELKQTPRGPGYLCWKKACNQCFMTPQAVQVHFKEIHSKRVPQQQLQQQLAVSERHVYKYRCNQCSLAFKTLEKLQLHSQYHLIRAATQCVLCGRSFRTLAALQKHVETSHTDMTAEELEQYKASLVNNPLLTSAGGAVLDPQTTELLKKESNRDDDGALDEVMDSEDAVTLNDNDCGGDVMDQSLGALNEGSNFKEQFFEDYINSQAIAEDSYNDPTRKYKCHRCKVAFTRQSYLTSHNKTLLHRKGEKLSYPMEKYLDPNRPYKCDICKESFTQKNILLVHYNSVSHLHKLKLSLKEGGACTTTQATTSTTITTSTGTGGIGCSNNLSSLQGVSQPPSPTQSQGHTLSPTANNNNNDSEKKPFKCNICRVAYTQGSTLDIHMRSVLHQTRASKLHELAVSGQVDLNTPLIERPEAGSTAAEMLQPPQQKCLSEMPTSRPTTPSSEPISQSAEMSSPVAATNSLAPTSSTSTAPTAVSTQENLEASCLHHALNPALPHLGQNSVLLSSQIASAQGLPTCNRCNAIFMSQDALVQHQQLYCLLGQGASGQASTILVAQKHQQHGHLHSHQHAQQQLLSEVQLSNPQLAAVTATQQLLRLRSPYPRTKPPMYKHLLEGFGFDVVMQFNEFNQKRAKKDAERREQQQVALQQTEGHDALPSPKLDAVQIKQEVVDCELEKENTMPEINRSLCNHCQKEFSSIWVLKAHREEVHRDVVPLDFVSKLADDFRTEYDKKNASQVPPEEGMLDLAGSQAVSGHGDPSQGTAVSVANAAGVCAAVVGSGNMNTSGQSPQLSTPASTTPPASLNVSQQQAQQQQQQQHHHHHQQQQQQQQQQQHQQQQQQQHQQQQQQQQQQQQQSASDASAVTANQMAAQLQFNQLLMSMGLGMGLPMGMNMPFAAAMNMHPPLIPVVMPPHMDPLMASAFNHPMMPGGIDPSFFAAQQKLLQQQHQQLAQAQQAQQQKRARTRISDEQLRILRAYFDINNSPTEEQLMEMSEKSGLPLKVIKHWFRNTLFKERQRNKDSPYNFNNPPSTYLNLEEYEKTGEAKVIPLSEKNNNSDDNNSGTKVSAPATNKETLSGEPIIKKEGKEEGRVEATNTDTQDSVASSSTTQNGESGVVTPKLEVPNINASHQNSKSDFLTSLTSRLSVDTPLDLGSPVPHGFLLSTPPPMLERASSTTPTPTTSANSTGSSGKRANRTRFTDYQIKYEGQQQQHQQQLQDQQQQTAQQQQQQQQQQQSWKRKLEDDQLQLQAQMDGKDMSTDPPRDKRLRTTILPEQLDYLYQKYQMESNPSRKMLENIARDVGLKKRVVQVWFQNTRARERKGQFRAHQQVIHKRCPFCRALFKARSALESHLATRHADLYSKGELNIDSFPDGDADSNPGTPTSSASEESKAISPSAGTDLVHSTMKKYYEDSLRKYLDEIAGAPTDLTVKPKAVKGEGGEAPLDLSKPLRMDSDRSGDHLSVSEKSMDLRMGISDDARSETHSESTDNMDCDDSIFESNPTSPMGLHGGGQQSSRSVSGSGKRFRTQMTTVQLKVMKSIFADYKTPSMAECEMLGREIGLPKRVVQVWFQNARAKEKKSKLAFAKTFGQEMEPPKPPEECALCGVKYNHQFSNTSMQDHLFSKRHIDALRNHIDTIKKMTDDSSSERSSDHDKVPSLVQQLQMLGQGLPPSFALPSSSPKDSPKDDSSTKKPDESSQKKEEAPNDALMPYLYAGLPGYYPGVSGAAFIHSTLFSAANSTPPPPSFYEAAAGSVYGGTPLTLLPLPSSCIPDVSAKVALPAAAVARISPEPGTGTRDDLRRLVSEADLLLASEVDVDVGFVCKKCQLVFPSESLVSAHQRAGCFAAGKPPNVGADFKPFLRLVQRAWECRRCRDRHPTAREFKFHCESEHHKAKADTINNN; translated from the exons ATGGAAGCCTCCCAGCGCAGCATGGATACGGGCCAGCAACCGCCTCTAGTGGACATGACTCCCGAAGACTGCCCAACTTCCGCCGCAGAGCGCGGTGACAAGTCCGCCGACGGTGGCAGCCCTCCAAGCCAGCAATTCAAAGACGACCCTGCCGATGTCTCTGATCAAAGCTCCTCACTGAGCGATGTTGAGACATTTACGGGCAAAATCGTTTACAACCCCGACGGTTCCGCCTTCATCATCGAGACGGCAGCTGGTGGCGATTCCGACGGGGTCAGTGATGAAGACTGCAGCCTCGACCTACCTCACCAAGAAGGGAGCATTGTGGATGGTCCCGGAGTCTCACCGCCACCGGTCATCCCGCAGGTTGTCAACGCGTTTCACATTTCGCGAAACCCAGCTCTGTACAGTGCACTCTATGGTCAAGCATACAGCTTGCtacaggaaaagaagaaagttcCTGAGGTTCCCGTCATGCAtagttaccgtgtattcaccaTGAGAGACCAAAAAGATCGAACGCGAAACGCCGCGGAGGAGGAGGAACACGAGGAAGAAGAAGGGAGTAGCAAAGATAAGCAGAAGAGGACGTCTTGGAATAATATCTTCAACAACAGCCTTCCTGTGCTGGAGCATCCTTCTGTGCCCATCAAGCCCATTCTCATGTGTTTCATCTGTAAACTGTCCTTCGGGTTCACCAAGTCCTTTGTCGGTCATGGTATTGGGGAGCATGCTATTTCTCTCACCGATGAAGAACGGCATATGCTGAACCAGAAGAACATTTCAGCCATCATTCAGGGGGTGGGAAAGGACAAGGAGCCGTTGCTGTCCTTTCTCGAACCCCTACCCGCTCAGTTGGCCAACAGCGCCGGTGGCAAGTTTTTAGCCAAGAACCCTGCCACGAGCAGCTCATCTTCCAGTTCCTTAGCGCCGGCAGAAGTTCCTGTCGGTGGCAACGCTTTTAGTGCCAGTACAAACGGCTCAGACATGCAAACAGCGATGATAACGCAAAGTACCTGCGCAAGCCCCCAGGAGCAGGTTACTACTACACTACCCCCTTCAGAAGGCAGGCAAGATGAAACCCTCGCGCCGGAGCTTGAAGACCTTGCTAATATTGAGAAGATAGCGAAGGCAGCCGCCGCGGCCGCAGCAGTAGTGGAGAATCCAACATCAGTGTCGGAATCCCTACCGCCTCAGCCACACAACGATACAATGTTGAGGACCTCACCCTCCTCAGCAGAGAGACCGACAAGCGCTGGCAGCTCATCTCCCGGTGTCTCTCCCAAGCTTCTTCCAGGTCCCCAGGCTCCGTTCCTCAATGCTGCCTGTCCTTCACCCGTCGTTGGATGCCCGCAGCACCCAGACGGGAAAACGTGTGGGGTGGAGTGCCCAAAGTGTGACACTGTGCTAGGATCTTCGCGATCTTTAGGTGGCCATATGACAATGATGCACTCACGGAATTCGTGTAAAACGCTCAAGTGTCCCAAGTGTAACTGGCACTACAAATACCAAGAAACGCTAGAGATTCACATGAAAGAGAAACACCCCGAGAATGATCTCAACTGTATCTATTGTTTAACGAACCAACCCCACCCGCGCCTGGCGCGCGGCGAAACGTACACGTGCGGCTACAAGCCGTACCGCTGCGAGGTCTGCAATTATTCGACGACCACCAAGGGCAATCTGAGCATCCATATGCAGTCCGACAAGCACATCAATAACATCCAGGAGCTCCAGAACGGCAATTTGCAGGCCACTCCAGAGCAGCTCctccagcagcagcagcagcagcaacaacaacctCAGGCTCCGAGCCTACCAGTGCCAGAGGCTGTCAAGAAGCCCGGGCCAGCGGCGAAACCTAAGGCAACGTGGCGGTGCGATGTGTGCAACTACGAGACGAATGTGGCTCGCAACCTGCGTATACACATGACAAGCGAGAAGCACACGCACAACATGATGGTCCTGCAACAGAACGTGAAGCACATGCAACAGCTAAGCGCTCTGCAGCAGGCCCAGGCCCTCGATCCGCTGTTCCAGTTTCACCCGGGCCTCTTGCTGCCCTGCGACAGCCAGTTGCAACCGGAGGCTGCGCTCGCGGACATGGCTTACAACCATGCCTTGCTCATGATGGCCTCGCAGCATCACCAACAGCAGGCCCTAGCAGCGGCTGCGGCGGCCGGCGCTAAGGGCGCCCCGCTGGGCTCCCCTACCATGGACATGGAACATCCGGACCCAACACTGAGCCTGGATATCCCAATTGACGACACGTCGCAGCTCTTTCAATGCTGTGTCTGCGGTTTGTTTTCAGTGGACTCGGTGGAGGCCCTTGGTGCCCACTTCCAGCAGGACCGTACGCGACAACGCGAAGACGAGGTTCTGATGGCTGTGGCTGGCAGCTACGTCTGCAAACTGTGCACATATAAGACGAATCTGAGGGCCAACTTCCAGCTCCACTGCAAAACGGACAAGCACCTGCAGAGGCTGCAGCACGTGAACCACATCAAGGAAGGTGGCGCGCGGAATGACTGGAAGCTTAAGTATGTCAACGTGAGCAACCCTGTGCAAGTACGCTGTAACGCGTGTGATTACTACACGAACTCTGTGCACAAGCTCCAGCTACACGCTGCCGGCTCGCGACACGACCTCAGTGCGCGCCTTTTCCTTTTCCTGGTGGCTGCCGAGAATGTGCTCAAAGCGGACGCTCGCTACTACCAATGCACCGCGTGTGGTTTCCACTCGCGTACACGTAGCGGGCTCATCGCGCATGCGCACTCGTTGCGGCATCTCCAGACGCGAAAGGACGACACATCGGGAGACGCTTGGAAAGAAATATTCCACATCAAGGAGTTCATCGGCAATGAACATATCAGCTTCGACGTCGACGTCG AGAACAAAGGTTCGGAAGCAATGGAAGTGGACCTACCGCCACCAGTATTATCTCAGGAAGACCGCGAGTCGGTCAACAGGCCAGGAGGGCCGTCAAGTCCAAGTTCAATGCTGAAACAAGCCTTGCTCGAAAACGCCGCCAAAGCCGAAGCTGCCGCCAGCACTCAGCGGCCCGAAGCGTTGGAAGACCGAACCACGGAAAGGCGCTCTTGTACTCTGTGCAATTTCTCCGCCCGTACCGAGGCTCAACTTCAAGCTCATGTCGTGTCTCAGCATTCCACACAGCAGCAGTCACAAGAACAGCCTAAGTCGGTGCAATGTCCGCTCTGCCAGGAGCAGTTCAAGGAACTTCATAAAATCGAGTCACATCTTGTGGAAACTCACAACGTCACGTCTGAAGGAATGCAACGGCTACTCGCGCTAGTTGATACATCAGCATGGGTTACAACTTCATCTCCGTCGTCTCACAGAAAGTCACCCGCAATTGCGAATACTAATGTGTCGGGAGCGACAGAAGATTCAGATAGCGTAGATGCAGACGGCCAGAGTAGCGACTGTGAAAGTAAAGAGAGACTAAGTGCAGACGATATTTTAAGTACAGAAGATCTAACCTGCACTGTGTGCGGGAAGAATTTCATGACTGTCGAAGATCTCTTGAGTCATCAGACTGATGCAAGCCATCTAGAGCTTAAACAAACTCCACGGGGTCCGGGTTACCTCTGCTGGAAGAAGGCCTGCAATCAGTGTTTTATGACACCTCAAGCTGTACAAGTGCACTTTAAAGAAATTCATTCCAAGAGGGTACCCCAGCAGCAATTACAGCAACAGCTGGCAGTGTCTGAACGACACGTCTACAAGTACAGGTGCAATCAGTGTAGCTTAGCTTTCAAGACACTCGAAAAACTGCAGCTTCATTCACAGTACCATCTCATCCGAGCTGCAACTCAATGCGTTTTATGTGGACGAAGCTTTCGCACGCTAGCGGCTCTCCAAAAGCATGTTGAAACGTCTCACACCGATATGACAGCTGAAGAACTAGAGCAGTATAAAGCCAGTTTAGTGAATAACCCTCTCCTGACTAGTGCTGGAGGAGCAGTTCTTGATCCTCAAACAACAGAACTCCTGAAAAAGGAAAGCAACAGAGACGACGACGGAGCTCTCGACGAGGTTATGGATAGTGAGGACGCGGTTACACTGAACGATAACGACTGTGGTGGTGATGTAATGGATCAAAGTCTTGGTGCTCTGAATGAGGGCTCAAACTTCAAGGAGCAGTTCTTTGAAGACTACATCAATAGCCAAGCTATTGCAGAAGACAGCTACAACGACCCGACTCGAAAATACAAGTGTCATCGCTGCAAGGTAGCATTCACGCGCCAGAGCTACCTCACCAGCCACAACAAGACGTTGCTGCATCGAAAAGGAGAGAAGCTCAGCTACCCAATGGAAAAGTACCTGGATCCAAACCGCCCTTACAAGTGTGACATTTGCAAGGAATCTTTCACACAGAAAAATATCTTGCTTGTCCATTATAATTCGGTGTCCCACCTGCACAAGTTAAAGCTAAGTCTAAAAGAGGGAGGTGCATGCACGACCACGCAAGCGACGACGAGTACCACCATAACAACGTCTACTGGTACTGGCGGTATCGGCTGCAGCAATAACCTGTCATCTCTTCAAGGGGTGTCCCAGCCACCTTCTCCGACCCAATCTCAAGGTCACACCCTGTCGCCAACTGCCAATAACAACAATAACGATTCTGAGAAAAAGCCTTTCAAGTGCAACATTTGTAGAGTTGCGTATACTCAAGGTTCGACCCTTGATATACATATGCGGTCAGTTTTGCACCAAACGCGAGCTTCAAAGCTTCATGAGCTTGCAGTCAGCGGCCAAGTAGACCTCAATACCCCTTTGATTGAACGACCTGAAGCTGGCTCTACTGCAGCGGAAATGTTACAGCCACCACAACAGAAATGCCTCTCTGAAATGCCTACCAGCAGACCCACCACGCCCAGCAGCGAGCCAATCTCACAGTCTGCGGAAATGTCATCTCCAGTTGCTGCAACAAATAGCCTGGCTCCAACTTCGTCGACGTCAACGGCACCTACGGCGGTATCAACTCAGGAAAACCTAGAAGCAAGCTGTCTTCACCATGCCTTGAATCCTGCCTTGCCTCACCTCGGGCAGAATTCAGTTCTTCTATCGTCCCAAATCGCGTCGGCTCAGGGATTACCAACCTGCAATCGTTGCAACGCCATATTTATGTCCCAGGATGCGCTTGTACAGCATCAGCAACTATACTGCCTTTTAGGACAGGGTGCATCAGGACAAGCGTCAACAATACTTGTCGCTCAGAAGCATCAACAGCATGGACATCTTCATTCGCACCAGCACGCACAACAGCAACTTCTTTCTGAAGTTCAACTGAGTAATCCTCAGCTGGCTGCCGTAACAGCAACGCAACAGTTGCTGCGGCTGAGGTCCCCTTACCCACGAACGAAGCCTCCAATGTATAAGCACCTTCTCGAGGGATTTGGATTTGACGTAGTAATGCAGTTCAACGAGTTCAATCAGAAACGAGCAAAGAAAGATGCGGAACGGCGGGAACAGCAGCAGGTAGCACTGCAACAGACGGAGGGACATGACGCCTTGCCATCCCCGAAACTTGATGCGGTCCAAATCAAACAAGAAGTTGTAGACTGTGAActcgaaaaagaaaatacaatgCCCGAAATCAATCGATCGCTTTGTAATCATTGTCAGAAAGAGTTCTCGAGCATTTGGGTGCTGAAGGCTCACCGGGAAGAGGTCCATCGCGACGTTGTGCCACTTGACTTTGTTTCTAAACTGGCGGACGACTTCAGAACGGAGTACGACAAAAAGAATGCGTCGCAGGTTCCTCCAGAGGAGGGTATGCTGGACCTTGCCGGCAGCCAGGCCGTCAGTGGACACGGTGATCCGTCGCAGGGCACTGCTGTGAGTGTTGCCAATGCGGCAGGTGTGTGTGCTGCTGTCGTTGGAAGCGGGAACATGAACACGTCAGGACAGTCGCCGCAGCTCTCAACACCCGCTTCCACTACGCCGCCAGCATCCTTGAACGTCTCTCAACAACAggctcaacagcagcagcagcagcaacaccaccaccaccaccagcagcagcagcagcaacaacagcagcaacaacaccaacaacagcaacagcaacaacatcaacagcagcagcagcaacagcagcaacaacagcagcagtCCGCATCTGATGCATCTGCCGTGACGGCCAACCAGATGGCTGCCCAGCTCCAGTTCAACCAGCTGCTTATGAGCATGGGTCTCGGTATGGGTCTTCCCATGGGCATGAACATGCCGTTCGCCGCAGCTATGAATATGCACCCGCCTCTGATTCCCGTCGTGATGCCACCCCACATGGACCCCCTCATGGCGTCCGCCTTCAACCACCCCATGATGCCTGGCGGCATCGATCCCAGCTTCTTTGCGGCACAGCAAAAGCTTCTACAGCAGCAACACCAACAGTTGGCTCAGGCACAACAAGCCCAGCAGCAGAAGAGAGCGCGGACGCGAATCAGCGACGAGCAACTCCGCATCCTAAGGGCATACTTCGACATCAACAACTCCCCGACAGAAGAACAGCTGATGGAAATGTCCGAGAAGTCCGGGCTGCCGCTCAAGGTCATCAAGCACTGGTTCCGCAATACCCTCTTCAAGGAACGCCAGCGAAACAAGGATTCGCCGTACAACTTTAACAACCCTCCGTCTACCTATCTCAATCTTGAAGAGTATGAGAAGACTGGCGAAGCTAAGGTCATACCTCTGTCTGAAAAGAACAATAACTCCGATGACAACAACAGTGGGACTAAAGTATCTGCTCCAGCAACAAACAAGGAGACGTTATCCGGCGAACCTATCATAAAGAAGGAGGGCAAGGAAGAAGGCCGAGTAGAAGCAACAAACACAGACACCCAGGATAGCGTCGCGTCTTCGAGTACAACACAGAATGGGGAAAGTGGTGTAGTCACACCAAAACTCGAAGTCCCCAACATCAACGCCTCGCATCAGAACAGCAAATCGGATTTCTTGACCTCGCTCACATCCCGGCTGTCTGTGGACACACCTCTGGACCTGGGATCTCCGGTTCCTCACGGCTTCCTCCTCAGTACACCACCACCAATGCTTGAGAGGGCGTCCAGCACGACACCCACGCCCACGACTTCTGCCAACTCGACGGGCTCCTCCGGTAAGCGGGCCAACCGGACCAGGTTCACAGACTACCAGATAAAG TACGAGGGtcaacagcagcagcatcaACAGCAACTGCAAGATCAGCAACAGCAAACTGCtcagcaacagcagcagcaacagcagcaacaacagtCCTGGAAGCGCAAGCTTGAGGATGATCAGCTACAACTTCAAGCGCAAATGGACGGCAAGGATATGAGTACGGATCCTCCACGTGACAAGAGGTTGCGGACTACCATCCTTCCGGAGCAGTTGGACTATTTGTATCAAAAATATCAAATGGAAAGCAATCCCAGTCGCAAAATGCTGGAGAATATCGCTCGAGACGTGGGCCTCAAGAAGCGCGTGGTACAGGTGTGGTTCCAAAACACGCGTGCGCGGGAGCGTAAAGGCCAGTTCAGAGCACACCAGCAGGTGATACACAAACGATGTCCCTTCTGTAGGGCCCTGTTCAAAGCGAGGTCTGCGCTCGAGTCCCATTTGGCGACCCGACACGCTGACCTCTACAGTAAAGGTGAGCTCAACATTGACTCGTTCCCCGACGGAGACGCGGACTCGAATCCAGGCACACCGACCAGCAGCGCTTCCGAGGAGAGCAAGGCCATCTCGCCCTCCGCAGGTACAGATCTGGTACATAGCACCATGAAGAAGTACTACGAGGATTCGCTTCGAAAATACCTGGACGAAATCGCGGGTGCCCCGACGGACCTTACTGTCAAGCCCAAGGCTGTAAAGGGAGAAGGCGGTGAGGCCCCCCTTGACCTGAGTAAGCCCCTGCGCATGGACTCGGATAGGTCTGGCGACCACCTCTCGGTCAGCGAGAAGAGCATGGACCTCCGTATGGGCATCTCTGACGACGCTCGTTCTGAGACCCATTCCGAGTCCACAGACAACATGGACTGCGACGATTCCATCTTTGAGTCTAACCCAACGTCGCCCATGGGACTTCACGGTGGAGGGCAGCAATCGTCGCGATCAGTCTCGGGCTCCGGAAAGAGGTTCCGCACCCAAATGACGACCGTCCAGCTCAAGGTCATGAAATCTATTTTTGCCGACTACAAGACGCCCTCCATGGCGGAATGCGAAATGTTGGGTCGAGAAATAGGACTACCTAAGCGGGTCGTCCAGGTGTGGTTCCAGAACGCCCGTGCCAAGGAGAAAAAGTCAAAGCTAGCGTTCGCCAAAACCTTCGGCCAGGAAATGGAGCCGCCCAAGCCTCCCGAAGAGTGTGCTCTTTGCGGTGTCAAGTACAACCACCAGTTCAGTAACACCTCGATGCAGGACCACCTGTTCTCCAAGCGGCATATTGATGCCTTGCGCAACCACATCGACACTATTAAGAAGATGACGGACGACAGCAGCTCAGAGCGTAGCAGCGACCATGACAAAGTGCCGAGTCTAGTTCAGCAACTTCAGATGCTGGGCCAAGGGTTGCCTCCCAGCTTTGCTCTACCGTCGAGTTCGCCCAAGGACAGCCCGAAGGACGACTCCTCTACCAAAAAGCCCGACGAATCATCGCAGAAGAAGGAGGAGGCGCCCAATGACGCCCTAATGCCCTACCTTTATGCTGGACTGCCTGGTTATTATCCCGGAGTATCCGGTGCTGCCTTCATCCACTCTACACTGTTCTCAG